A window from Lagopus muta isolate bLagMut1 chromosome 5, bLagMut1 primary, whole genome shotgun sequence encodes these proteins:
- the PDC gene encoding phosducin: MEENANTSLEEDFEGQATHTGPKGVINDWRKFKLESEDKDSLPLSKKEILRQMSSPHRSFSKDDKDTRERFCRKMSMQEYELINDEKEDESCLQKYRKRCMQDMHQRLSFGPKYGYLCELQNGEQFLEAIEKERKTTTVIVHIYEDGVKGCDALNSSLTCLAAEYTTVKFCKIKASNTGAGDRFSDEVLPTLLIYKGGELLSNFISVSEQFNEEFFAVDVESFLNEYGLLPERELPALGNVNTDEQDVE, from the exons atggaagaaaatgcaaacaccAGTTTGGAAGAAGATTTCGAAGGACAAGCAACACACACAG GGCCCAAAGGTGTGATCAATGACTGGAGAAAGTTTAAATTAGAAAGTGAAGATAAAGACTCCTTACCCTTgagcaagaaagaaattcttagACAAATGTCTTCACCACACAGGTCCTTCAGTAAAGATGATAAAGATACCAGAGAGAGATTCTGCCGTAAg ATGAGTATGCAGGAGTATGAATTAATAAATGatgagaaagaagatgaaagttGCCTACAAAAATACCGTAAGCGCTGCATGCAAGATATGCACCAAAGGCTGAGTTTCGGGCCTAAATATGGCTATCTGTGCGAGCTGCAAAATGGAGAACAGTTCCTGGAAGCCATTGAAAAAGAACGTAAAACTACCACTGTCATTGTTCACATTTATGAAGACGGCGTCAAGGGCTGTGATGCTCTGAACAGCAGCTTAACCTGCCTTGCTGCTGAGTACACTACTGTGAAGTTCTGCAAGATCAAAGCCTCTAATACTGGGGCTGGAGATCGCTTCTCAGACGAAGTGCTTCCCACTCTGCTCATCTATAAGGGCGGAGAGCTTCTGAGCAATTTCATCAGCGTTTCTGAACAATTCAATGAGGAATTCTTTGCTGTGGATGTGGAATCTTTCCTAAACGAGTATGGGTTGCTACCTGAAAGGGAGCTTCCAGCACTCGGAAATGTCAACACTGATGAGCAAGATGTTGAATAG